From one Trifolium pratense cultivar HEN17-A07 linkage group LG1, ARS_RC_1.1, whole genome shotgun sequence genomic stretch:
- the LOC123917215 gene encoding homeotic protein knotted-1 has product MEEYTNNPNQNQSSRPNFLYSIASGNNQHQNQHHNNQIPMNMFHVQSSGSDHCFHQQQQHTAVKTEANSSSQLHTPIFHYPNLMRTNIINPHNNNIMHNHHHQGGRGGSPSSSSNEAEAIKAKIIAHPQYSSLLQAYMDCQKVGAPPDVVARMVAARQEFEARQRSSVKSRENSKDPELDQFMEAYYDMLVKYREELTRPIQEAMDFMKRIETQLNTLCNGNGPLRIFPAEDKNEGAGSSEEDQENSGGETDQLPEIDPRAEDRELKNHLLKKYSGYLSSLKQELSKKKKKGKLPKEARQKLLNWWELHYKWPYPSESEKVALAESTGLDQKQINNWFINQRKRHWKPSEDMQFMVMDGLHPQSAALYMDGHYMADGPYRLGP; this is encoded by the exons ATGGAGGAATACACAAATAATCCCAATCAAAATCAAAGTTCAAGGCCAAATTTCTTGTATTCTATTGCTAGTGGAAACAACCAACATCAAAACCAACACCATAATAATCAAATTCCAATGAACATGTTTCATGTTCAATCAAGTGGATCAGATCATTgttttcatcaacaacaacaacatactGCTGTGAAAACTGAAGCAAATAGTAGTTCACAACTTCACACTCCAATTTTTCATTACCCTAATTTAATGAGAACAAATATTATTAATCCtcacaataataatattatgcataatcatcatcatcaaggAGGTAGAGGAGGGAGTCCAAGCAGTTCTAGTAATGAAGCTGAAGCTATAAAAGCTAAAATAATTGCTCATCCTCAATACTCAAGTCTTTTACAAGCTTACATGGATTGTCAAAAG GTTGGAGCTCCACCGGATGTGGTGGCGCGTATGGTTGCGGCTAGGCAAGAGTTTGAAGCACGGCAAAGATCTTCAGTTAAATCCAGAGAAAATTCCAAAGATCCAGAACTAGATCAATTCATg GAAGCATATTATGACATGCTTGTGAAGTATAGAGAGGAATTAACAAGGCCAATACAAGAAGCTATGGATTTCATGAAGAGAATTGAAACTCAGCTAAATACTCTTTGCAATGGCAATGGACCCCTTCGTATCTTCCCTGCTG AAGATAAAAATGAAGGCGCTGGTTCATCAGAAGAAGATCAAGAGAATAGTGGTGGAGAAACGGATCAACTTCCCGAGATTGATCCTCGAGCAGAAGACCGTGAACTGAAAAACCACTTGCTGAAAAAATATAGTGGTTACTTAAGTAGTCTTAAGCAAGAACTTTccaagaagaaaaagaaaggaaaattgCCTAAAGAAGCTAGGCAAAAGCTACTTAATTGGTGGGAATTGCATTACAAATGGCCATATCCTTCG GAATCAGAGAAAGTAGCATTGGCTGAATCAACAGGTTTGGATCAgaagcaaataaataattggttCATCAATCAAAGGAAGAGGCACTGGAAACCATCTGAAGATATGCAGTTTATGGTGATGGATGGACTGCATCCTCAGAGTGCTGCTCTTTATATGGATGGTCACTACATGGCCGATGGTCCCTACCGTCTAGGGCCATAA